The sequence gtgatgGACTTGAGAGCAAAACTCCACACTCTGGGGCGGTTATccatggagaatttgttacaagcccaacACAAACAGAGCCAACTGTATGACAGGGGAACTAACTTACGCAAATTTTCCCCGGGagataaagtgcttgtattgctccctacttcaagctcaaaattattggcaaagtggcaaggaccgttTGAGGTTACACAGCAAATTGGGGATctcgattatgaggtaataCGGTCGGATAGGAGAGGAGCACGTCAAATTTACCACCTCAAcctccttaaaaaatggaatgaggcggaatcagtgatgctggcgatggtgattagcggggaggatgatctcaggccagaggcgaatgtcaaaatacaatccctcgctctggctccagggggagatcacctctcgccctcccagctcactgatttaaGTTACAAGCAGAGTTTGCTgacgtgttttctcccctaccgggccgtactgacctcattcagcaccacatcgagacagagccAGGCGTGGTGGTTCGCAGCTGGCCGTATAGGTTGCCTgaacacaataaaaaaaggtagttcaggcagaattaggggcaatgcttgaaatgggagtaatagaagagtccagcagtaactgggcgagcccgatggTTTTGGTTCCCAAAACGGACGGCTCAGTTCGTTTCTGTGTGGActatcgcaaggtgaatgcagtgtcgaaattcgacgcatATCCAATGCCACGGGTGGACGAACTGCTTGACCGGCTCGGTATggctcgattttattcgacactggacttaaagggatattggcagatccccttgtcgccattatccaaagaaaagacagctttcacgacgccgtttggattGCACCAATTTGTTACACTTCCGTTCTGGCTTTTCGGGGCACCAGCTACCTTTCAGCGGctcatggataaaattttgcggccccatggtgcatatgctgctgcctatctggatgatattattatcttcagtaatgactggcagcggcatatgcagcatttgagggccgtcctgagatcgctgaggggggctgggctcacggccaacccggagaagtgtgcaattgggcgcgtggaagtaaggtatctgggcttggTATCACTTGATAAGACCGCAGCAATTGCGACTTGTCCGCGCCCCaggaccaaaaaggaggttagacagttcctcgggctggcgggatattatagaaggtttgtacctaattattcggacctcaccagctcgttgactgatctgactaaaaaggatgcaccagatacggtccagtggacggagctgtgccagcaggcctttaccCAAGTGAAGGCTGCTCTATGTGGTGGGCCACTGCTTCATTctcctgatttttctctcccctttttgttgcagactgacgcgtcggacagggggctgggtgctgtcctgtcccaggagatagagggggaggaacggccggtgctgtacattagccgtaagctctccaagagagaagctaagtacagcaccgtaGAAAAAGAATGTCTTGCCATtaggtgggccgtcctcaccctccgttattatctcctgggatgggaattcaccctctgttcggaccacgctcctctgcagtggctccaccgcatgaaggataaCAATGCGCGGATCACCCGTTGGTATCTAGCTTTACAGCCCtttaagttcaaggtggtccacaggccgggtgttcagatggctgtggccgaattcctctccagaaatgtgtgtggggggggggggggctgcaggccggatggctccccggcctgagtcgggcggtgggggtatgtggcgaggggggcgtggttcagcaaGGTCTGCAACTGGAGAGAGTGTCGGGAGACCCGTGGTAAGCGAGTgggttaaatgtaaattaagaacacctgtttctcattccagtaattggcgcggagacaggataaaacgccaggagaagcaggagtgtgcaagagagagagggactgctgactgagacacCGAGCACGACAAcagcactggagagaagccctattgtggattgtttataccgttctggagtgaagccctgttgtggattttttattttcgttgttgtgcggTGCACAGACTTCTGTTGGACATTTTTCATTTACACTAAATAAAGCTCAGTTAGCAGTCAAAAGCAGACccttgtcctcttccttccccacGAACTTTGAACATTACTACAAACggcatattaataaaatatcacTTTGGCTTTAATAAGATTTTCCCAATAAATAGGTAAAAATAAACCTGGTGTCCTCCTTGATTCCTTTTCTTTCCGACAACAAAGCACTTGAATGCGATGAGCTCATAATCATGGCTTCAGAagtgagaagaaaaaaattccGATAGCTAGTGAGGGCAacataattttaactgtagctACTGTTATTTGataatttaaagttaatatattttaaatgtactaaatagGAAGTACATCATTAAAACGGTGTAattagaaatatatttaaacacatgACATAAAAGTTtcaacagaaattacattaaagtatgttttagttaataaatgcttgtcagtacatttggctgaaatgtacttaagtccaaattaagtgggtcaaaaaagcACTCTTAATTTCAGCTAATTGCAATTGcaatttacatttaaacatcAATTTAATCATGCTTCATAAATATcatgcaattaagtgtctgAAACATTCAgtttataaaaacattacattcaacTTATAAATACTAGTATGCTAAAGCGTACTTTTTCACAAAGGTATGCAGGTGAATATGAGAAAAGGGCACTAATCCATACTTTCCAGGAAGTCCAGCTGGCATGCAGGTGTGTGTAGGCTGATGAAGTTGAAGCCGCGTGTGGGCCGGCAGCCCGTCCTGTAGCCAGCTCCACTCAACCCCTGCAGAACACTGCTCTTACCAGCGCCATCCAACCCAAGAACAAGCACCTGCTTCTCACTgcgctcctcctcctcctcctaaATATGCACACATTAATGGAAGAGAAGTGAAATGAGCAATACAACAGGACTGGATTTAGAGTCTGTTTTTACTGGGATTTTAGCGCATGATGCAGGAATTAATTATGCAATTTGCAAGTCTCGCCATCATTAATTAGGGTTTTAATTGTGTAATAAAAGACAGAGTGACCCCGTTTCTGTTACTTTTTCTAttctgttgctgtttttaacaataacaacaatatGCATTTTTGCTTTCATCTTCAAGAAGCCAATGTTaacatactgtttttttgtgGCACATACAAATGTGTCTTTGCATTTACAACTGTACATTCTTAATGATCCAGGCTTTTCCAGGCTTGCTAACACTATGATGTTTAATGTAAATTCTGATATTTTCAAGTTTTCCATGACCTTGGGAACTATGTAggctataatatatatatatatatatatatatatatatatatatatatatatatatatatatatatatatatatatatatatatatatataaaaagccaTAATTCGTTTGAAATAGTTTTTGATCTTGTATGCAGCTGGGTATTGAACTTTTAgtgataaatattaaaaaccattacaaataaatagaaattaaagataaaaaataacCAATTACTTTTTCCCATCTAGATACTGTGATTTCTCAAAATATAATCCAACTGCATATGAGAGACATACAGTACGAAGTGCGtacagttcagttcagttaaCTGAGAGTTCCCATGATGATTGTCTCCACCTATCAGTCACGCACGATAAGCGGTATCACAAAAAGAGGAACTATTTCTTTCGTTTCATACTAACCTCTCGGAACGTGTAGTAGTCTGACTCTGGTGTCCATACTCGTCTTTTATAAAAGAGATTGAGTGCGATAAACAGCGCGGTCCCGACCGCAGCCATCGCGGCGCTGCACGCCACAGAGATATGACGCAGTACAACCATGAGCGCACCTGAAGCGAAATGCTGTGAACAGAGCGCGAGCTGCTGCTTTTGCTCTCCAGTGCACGTGATCCGCCCTGGCTTGTTTTGAAAAGCACGCGCCCAGTTTCTCTCCAGCGGGTGACAGATGAGGGGCGGAGAAACCATCATGTCCTATGATCATGTCTTGAGATTACAAATGAAGGATGGTTACATGGTTTTATAAGGtaataaaaaatgtacagtTCAACTTAAATCTGCTGTCTATTATACATTATGTTGTAacgtggtgtgtgtgtgtgtgtgtgtgtgtgtgtgtgtgtgtgtgtgtgtgtgtgtgtgtgtgtaacactAAAACTATGGTGCATAGCCTTTTGAAACATATTTTtggtttagaaaaaaaaattacaaaaactaacaaagAGACAGAAgaaattacaaaagaaaaaaacgaaAAAGAAAATTCGTTCAAACTAATCTAATGTGTCTTTTTTTCTCCTACTCGCCGTTAGAGGGCGTTGTTTAGTTGAAATTTGGGGAACTTGTGTTGACAGTATTATGGGTTGACATGAATTGTTCTTGGTAGAGATTAACATGCACAAAACAGTTCACGACTGCAAATGAAGCTGCACATCTCTGGCTGTATTTGTGCAAACTTCTGATTTTACTTTGGTTCCTTTGTTTTGCATTGATTCTTTAGTTAAGTGAACCTTTCTGTTTCAAAgatgtttaaaattaaaaacaatcagCCTATCAGCCTAATAGCCTATCAGATGATAAATTACGACAACTTTTATATTGTGCCTCTTTAATTGGTATACTTTTGTgccattttcttttctcttatctttctttttataataaatactgtcaAAATAAGTGAGAATGTATACGTCTAGATTTTTAAAAGCAGATTTTCTATTAACTTTGTATTTATGTGCAGAATTTATAACAAATAATCACTGTCCCCAATACTGCCATCATTAGATTCCCAACAAGCATTTTAGAGAAAGTTGAGTCAAAAAttagattttatatttttatttattttgttttttattttatttgatgaattataacattttaattagttTACATTATGATTTGTGAGTAGCTTTATTAAGTGAATTTAGTAATTCAAAAACACCACAATTCTTTTTTAGAAATTCGAAATTAACCCAGCAGAAAGTGATAAGATGTTTTTACCATCACACGTCATTATTATGAAAAAATCACTTGAAGATTGATCAGAACCTTAATTCCAGATCATGTTATAAATGTGTGGCCACAAAAGAGGccacacttaaagggatagttcacccaaaaatgaaaattgtcatcacttactctcattaccctcatgttgttccgaacttctgctgaacacacaaaaaaatatatattttgaagaatatgggtaaccagacagttcatacttccatagtatgaaaaaaaaaaaaaaaaaaaaaaatactatgggaGCCAATGGGGTCCATCGACTGTTTACtgacaaaatatcttcttttgtatttAGCATAAGAAATAATTTTATAAGCTACAGGTAGTCaaccttggaattataaggttctatctgacatttttgtcgAAATTGAGTTCACATATTCTTATtctgtgacatttttttttttttttttaggttgtgTACATTTTTGGGACTTTTTTTGTAGAAAACAAAAAGGTCTATCTACAAAGGAGAACGGAAtgcaaaaactttgaagctcaaTGCAGAATGCAGATAGattagaaccttataattccaaggtggCGACTTGATGGtaaataaattatgacagaattttcatttttgggcgaactatccctttaataaatagCACGACTTTTATAACATACGAAAATATAACAACATGTCTCGGTTTCTGTAATGATTAATCTGAGTGTGCCCTGCTACTAGAAGGGCTACGGCCATCACCTGTATGACGTAATCCATTCCAACCGCAGCATAGCGACCGAGCTTGACTACGGGGGAGAACCGCACACAGCCACTTAAAGGAAAAGACAACATTTGGaaacaaatgagaaagaaacGCGCTACTTTTCAAAGAAATTACCAAAATGCACCGGAGGTGATATGAATGCTTCGACAAAACGAGAAGATACGGAATACGTTTGTGTGGAATAACTAACTGTTTGCGTTGCCATACAACGAGCTTTTGGGCTAACAGGCTAGCACAGTTGTCGCTAAAACATGGTGGGCAGACACTGAGCGAAAAAAACCCTCTATACTCGCTCAAATATTCGTGGATAATACTGGGAAATTAACTCGGTTGCTAGTTTTCTGTTCGGATGGAATTTTGTGGACTTTAAAACTGCCCATTGACTTCTTTTCTTGGAGGAAAACTCTCGCGCACGACCTTTGAAAGTTTTTTGACGTTACGCGCAAGTTAACCATCCATCAAGCTCCGCGAGAAAAGATGATTGACCGATTGATGTAGTACGTGCTTGACTGAGAATGCACAAAAAACGAGGAGTGTCTCACCATAAAAGCGCAATTCCTGCGGCAAAGTTACAAGATTCAGAGCATCACACCCTCGTCCATTCATTTAACATCCTTTGCCTGTGAAAACAATGCTCAATATAGGCTGCACGAACTGAACTGGAATATTGGAACACGTGTCATGGATCATATGGAATAAAACTCTGTCAGTGGTTAATTAATGGCACTTTCCTTATGCGTTGAGTTTAACTTCTTTGGACTAGTCCACGCAAAGCAACACATGGTTTGCTTTCAAATCAATTTAGAAGACTTACAGAGAAAATTACATGGAGACTAGTTGGTCATGCCAAGGAAGGAGTTACCATTGCCAGAGGGTTGGGAAGAGGCCCGAGATTTTGACGGGAAGGTCTATTATATAGACCATATTAATCAAACCACCAGCTGGATTGACCCAAGGGATAGGTACGTGATGAGTACTGCACGTTCTAGGAAATGCATACTTGCTTACTCAGTATACAGACCCATACTGAGTCAATTACTCATGTCTACTGCTGTAATTCAGTGAATGTGTTCATATTTAAATCCTCTTTGTTTTGTAATACAGCTCAATTTGCAGTAATGCACAAAAATGAATGGATAGATGCATTTTAGGCTCCATTTCAGTGTTCAAATACAGCTTTGTTTCATCCTGGAACCCATGATCAGTGCCAGCTTTACCACTTAAGTCCCCTTGGACTTTAACACAAAATCTGTGCAGGAATGCCTAAGATTATATTAGAGGTTTGGTATGTTTTGGTATGTGTGCACTGGGTGTTTTTTCCTTTCCTCCTTTGGATTTTCAGTTATTTACAGCATGCACAAAAAATAGAAATATGATAGCAATCATACCACATATTTTTCCCCTTTGTGTGGTGCAACAGGTTTGTCTGTAGCCAGAAAAACCAAGATGGCAGAAAGTTGTAAACAAGTACCTGGGACACATTCCTTAGCATGAGCGAAGCTCACAGCTGATTCCCTCAAATCCCTTTCACTGCGAGTCAAGGTGCATGACGGGTTCAAAGTGCACCCGAGCTATGCAAACTTTAACAAGAATGGCCAAATAGTTTTTGATACATTCCGCACTTGTTCATTTGGTACAAGAGCTACGTTTTTGTCAAAGAATTGGGATAGTTCCCCCCAAAAAATTtgtcatcttttactcaccctcatgtcattctgaaACTCAGTGGCTTTCTTCTGgaatacaaatgaagatattttgaaaaatgtttctgtatatgtgtgtttttaattcttctttctttccctttttttataaatacattgAAAGTCAGTGGGGACCAAGACTTTCTTCTTGTGGacaaaaacagtttaaatatttttttaaaaatatctttatgtttcacagaagtaaggtatacaggtttggaatgacattaggATTTTTGGGTTTATAAAAATGGTGTAATAAATAAGggcatatatattttatttctatatatatatatatatatatatatatataacactgtgatataatatacagtcaaaccaaaaattattcagacactagatataattttttatatttttttttactagtgggtgcaggacactatagttcatttatgtaagtgaggatagcaaaataaagtaaattgtgacatatacctgaaaattcttcatacagtggactaccaataaaattgattataattgaatataaattattcagacgctttgacctgaccatgtatTGCTTCAGTGTTGTCTGatataattaagatattttttttctgacactgtttaactctgagatcttgtcatattttatttccatttttttaaactttagtagatgaactgtaataatgaattaaatgttcaaggtgtctgaataaattttggtttgactgtatgtatattatataagttgaattttcagcattattactccagtcttcagtgtcacatgatccttcagaaattaatatgctcaaaaatatttttgattactatcaatgttgaaaactgtcgAACATGTTGAAATTGTAATACTTTTTAATACAGGGTATTATGTAATACTTGTTCATTTACACCAAATTTGTAATGGCAGAGTATCATGTTTCCACAATAATATTAGGTAGCTCAACTTTTTCATCATCATGAAAGACTGAAgcttggagtaatgatgctgaaaattcagctttggcatcacaggaataaatgacattttaaaacacattcaaatagaaaacagttctgttAAATTGTTTTTTGAACAGTTTTTTTGATACaataaatgcacccttggtgaaCAGAAAACACTTCTTTCAGGAATTTTGATGTATAATGAATAAGAAATATTTAAGATAAAtcaataaatgatgacagaactttgggTGACTTGAAGCTTGCTTGTCAAccctactgtttttttttttttccatttaatttAGCTTGTACTGAAATGGTGCCTAAAACTCAACAGCACTGAGTTGAGCAACTGCACGGAAACAAAAGCCGAGGCTTAACAGACGTTTCCACGCTCATGCCTGGTCGGCTGGTCTGTCTTGCACAGTGTGGTGCATCAAAGGCgctgattaaaaatgacaaatatttcaAATCCTGACCCAAAACTGTCAGCAGACCCTCCTCCCCCCATCCCCCAGCATGCATCTCTCAGACGGCTGGTTCTCCACTGCTGAGCAACAGTTAGTTGACAGTATGTTCTGATGTTTGTAGCTCTTCTTGGTAATGAGCTCCCATTTGACAGCGTTCTTGTGGCAAATGCACAGAGCTGCCGAGGTGTTGCCTGCCCTCTagtcattaaataataataatgtgctgCTTGGGATTGTTAGAAAATCAAGGGTTTTGCTTGAGCAATTTACATGTAATCAAAGTGTTGGTATTATTAGTAATGATCTCCTTCATGCAGTAGCTTTTTGTATAGCTTTTTGGCTTTTTGGTTGTAGTTGCACAACACAtcactttttatgttttaaaaagatggaaacACTTGCAGGCTAAATCAGCTTTGTGTTTTGCCAAACCGAGATTATGCCGTTTGTTTACATATTAAATTGGTTCCTAGTTTTCTGTGCTTCTATTCACGGCTGGCCGCTATGTCATCTTTGAAACAACCaggtttcatttttttctgcttGAGAACGGATCCAAATGTTCAAAATATACAGGGAGCCAGAAGTTCAAATTGAAATATCAGTAATTGAAATCCGATCACTGATTGTTATGGCTGTAATTTTCTGTAGTTTTTGTGCGTGGTGACATCAGCTGTGGCGCAGTGGACTGCACATGCTCAGCACAGAGAGGAAGTGAAGGAATTGTGATTCCACTTCTCTCTCTTACCTCTATACTTTTCTGTTTATCACATCTGTGTACTACTCCTGTCATATACGTAAATAATTGGGATGTAACAACACCCTCATGTCACTATTCGATACATATCACGATACTGAACTCACGATACGATATTATTGCGATACTCCCAAGACATATGGTAAAAGGTTAacaaaaatgctaaatttggttTACATTGGGGgtggaaatgaataggcttggacTTGTTGCTGGAAACCCAATGCACAgtgacaccagaataaaaatattcatgattctgaaGCTGAAAATAGAGTATTATTTTAGATGAATATGCTTGCACTCTGTCACTGACTACtagacaaatataaaataatgtaggccactttttactggtaacataagacatttggcattatcaggacccacaaatattatacattatattatatatatgttgtGGATGAACCTTGCGGTTAGAGGTGACAAGGTAACCAGGACAACAGGAAGTCCAATTGATGtaggattttattttacaaaataagtaGAAGAAATAAATCCCACGATGCAGAAAATAAATAGTGctacaaaccaaaaataaaccaaaaaaaaaaaaaaaaattatacaaaacaCGTTCACCAAACAGATTAAAAGTGCCGGTACTCCGACCACGCTCACGCTAGTCTCACCACACCCACCACTGAATGTTCCGGTGGCCATCTTAAAGTCATGGCCCTGCCTACAGAAGATACCATGATACAGACAACATAACACATTCACCACAAATAATTACGTTTACACAAACAACACATAACACAACTCCACATATTTTGCCCCAACATTTATCTTCCCAAAATCCCCGAAGtcaatgtaaatgtataatgtgtgtatgtatgtacatGTAAAATGAGAGAACGTGCCCCATAGTCCGCACATGGCCACGGAGTATCTTCGTGACAATATAGTAGTTTAATGTAGTACTGACACTAAAACTctgaaaacttttttatttctcagtaattttcatttttggtaaaCAATACACAATACAGATTGTCACTATCCACGATACaaattgttgcatttttgtattgcgatatattgtgacacgatatattgttacacccctaataaataatatagcaaaatatattatttttatgcttttataataaaaaaaacaatataataaataaagacagaaagcaaaacaaaataaaaaaaattataagctTTTTCGTTCACTTTTAAAACTTTTGTAATGGAAATAACATAAGGTGGGAGGAAAAATGTCAATTCTTATATGACCAAACTCAAAGTTTCTCAGaaacacaaatgttttgtgagggaatgcaaaagcattgaaacATCCCTTGTTATccatattgatatttttttttttctttttttttaaacctaaaaataaagttttaggaCTAAATTTAGGAAAAATGTAACATAATATATTTAAGAACAGTATATTATGTCTATgcctttataataataataataatgtaatgttaCTAGAAATAAATTCAGAAAAGGAAATATATATGACCTAGAAAAGTAGAATATATAcaggggtgcacataactttttttggtctggttctcAAGGGAGCACCTGGAGATGTTGCTTGGTACTCACACTTTGCTGAGTGAAAGGAGGGCAAACCAAATAgttaaggccctgtttacacctggtattaagatgtgttttgtgtgttagAAAtaaggaatggtgagagaacattgtgtttGGTTAAAATCCGGTCTGGATAGcacgcttcccataatgtttaggcattaggtcagtaggtggaGAGTAGGCAGTCTTTAGTGGCTATTCGAAAGCGTTTCCACTACAAAAGCAATCTAGATTGGAATgcattttcgactacctctggacctccgtggacaagctcaaaatgttttagaccccatttacacctgtatttagtgttgtccacttgtgatccgatcaaccaaCACATCTTAATAATACCAGGTATAAACAGGGCTTAAGACATTGTGAATTTCATGTACATATTTTGACAGTAGTGCTGTCAGAGTTTTGGATTCACTGCTGATGCTAGAATTAAAACAAGAATTATCAGATGTctcataatttgtttttttgtatttgtaaaGTTGCATACTTGATGAAGGTCCAACCACATAAATGCAGAGAAAGCATTCCTGTGGACTGTCCACATGTACCACACTGGGCGGAACTGTTTTGTTTTGCCTCAGTGTGACATGCTGAAAACATGCGCTCAGGTAAATGGAATGTTATCACGCTCTCTCTGATAGGAGACTGGCCGTCGTCGGGGTGTAGTTTTATTGTCGGACCTTGAGCACGGTTGCGCTGCTAGTTGGAGCCTCATAAATGACTTGGGGAATTTATGGAGTGCGCTGAATGAAAGTGTCTGACTCATCGTTTAGCTATGTCCTGTGTTTGCACTCGGCTGTGCGCTTTGTCATTTTGCATTAGACCATGGGCCCTGAGTCTTTGACTTCATAGGTTTGCTAGAGCTTCAAGAAGAGAGCAGGAGATCTTTCTGAAGCCTTTCTGCAGTTCTTGTTTtacatcattttcaaaaaagcaGGTCATTGCGCCATGTTCATTCTGTTCATACCTAATCATTCTAATGCGCAAATCTCAACAGCATGCTTTGGGATTGGGATTTTGGGCTTTTGAGTTTCCTTGGCTCTTGTGCATTTAAAAATCTCAGATATGCAGGCTTAAGCCCAGAGATTAATGACACCCAATTCAGATGAGCCATCAATGAGTCTGGAGAATTATGGGATGAGAAAAAGATGAGTGTTTTTCACTGCACCCGTGGTCTTTGTTACGTTGCAGAAGTTTCTTTTCTCTGAGTTAAATTTAGAACAGGCCAGTGGGGGTCTCTCAGCACAGTTTCATTATTCATAACATGAAAAAGGAGCTAGTTCAGTTTCACCCTCTTTGAAAGTCTTGAATCGACAGGGGAAGACAACAGCTTGTGCGTTATTACTGGAGACAACTGTAAGATGATTTGAATGAAAACCAGCTTGCCTATATATGAATACAAATATGGCTATGAAtacaaatccatccatccatccatccatccgttcaTGTttactccatccatccatccatccatccatccatccatccatccatccatccatccatccatccatccatccatccaaacctGCACCTAATCTTACCCATATATAACCTCAAtaagcagcaaaagtgttttgctttacaatatgaacacaatctATACATTGTACTTGCATAAAAATAAGTGCATAGTAATTAAGGCCATCTAATATAAACTGGGACCTTGTTTCTTATGTAATACATTTAAACATTGCATGTAGCTtaatgtgactttttttgtggaaaatggtTTAATCCTTTTAATATGCTGCACAAATCAGATTTAATGTGGAATGTTCCTGATAATCTGTGGAGCACAGAGCTGAATTTATTGCGTAACCCTGCTGCTGGATGTAAATCAGCATTAGAAAATACTCCTCTCAAAGTCCGAAAGTGTAAGTATTTGAAATTGGGAAATATGACATTCCTTTGCTGCATGAAAACAATGCCTGAACACAAATGTAAATCTTTTGCTAATTTGTCCATGCAactatgtttttaaatattttttttttttcgtttacAAAAGCTACATTTATGATAAATGATTAAACCACATTTGGTCGGCCTTCCAGGTGAATCTTCCAGGCTTTAATCAGGTGGTTTGCAaaaaacagttttcaacattaataataataataataatgtttcttgagcatcaaatcagcatattagaatgacgtttgaaggatcatgtgatgctgaagacaagtaattcagctttgccatcacaggaataagtttatattttaaaattcctgtttttaatgtattttcatcaaataaatgctgagcATAAGAAACGTCTTTCAAAACATCT comes from Chanodichthys erythropterus isolate Z2021 chromosome 22, ASM2448905v1, whole genome shotgun sequence and encodes:
- the arl10 gene encoding ADP-ribosylation factor-like 10 isoform X1, giving the protein MMVSPPLICHPLERNWARAFQNKPGRITCTGEQKQQLALCSQHFASGALMVVLRHISVACSAAMAAVGTALFIALNLFYKRRVWTPESDYYTFREEEEEERSEKQVLVLGLDGAGKSSVLQGLSGAGYRTGCRPTRGFNFISLHTPACQLDFLEIGGGEDLRMYWMDYLRKTHILVYVVDSSDRGRLPQAKDELHRLLKAHTDLPVVVLGNKQDKPDAVSVPELREALSLSSVEDQRKLFLLAAQSGSDGLSRTCGLEKFQELLLTLV
- the arl10 gene encoding ADP-ribosylation factor-like 10 isoform X2, with the translated sequence MMVSPPLICHPLERNWARAFQNKPGRITCTGEQKQQLALCSQHFASGALMVVLRHISVACSAAMAAVGTALFIALNLFYKRRVWTPESDYYTFREEEEERSEKQVLVLGLDGAGKSSVLQGLSGAGYRTGCRPTRGFNFISLHTPACQLDFLEIGGGEDLRMYWMDYLRKTHILVYVVDSSDRGRLPQAKDELHRLLKAHTDLPVVVLGNKQDKPDAVSVPELREALSLSSVEDQRKLFLLAAQSGSDGLSRTCGLEKFQELLLTLV